Genomic window (Desulforapulum autotrophicum HRM2):
AATGCCTGTGAGGGAAAAATCCGCCATGGCCCTGCGAAAGCATCCAGAATGGGAAAGCATGGCCAGAATTTTCTCCCGCATAAGATCGGGGCTCACCATGGCCCAGGAAATATAATCAAGCAGCCCCTTTTTTTCCATGGCCATGGCCCGGATGAGTTGTTCCTTGCGGGGGTCCTCCCTGGGAATAACAAGGGAGGGGATCTTAAGGGAAAGGATTTCGCACACGGTGTTGTACCCCCCCATGCACACCACAAGATCAGAGGCTGCAAACAGCTGTTCCATGTGGATAAAAAACTGATACACCAGAATCCCAAGGGCCCTTGCCCGTTCATGAACAACGGCATTTTCATCATCGGAAAGAAACGGCCCTGTGATGAGAACGGTCTTGAAGGGAAAAGGGTCAGACGATGCTGCCATGATTTCCAGCATGGTGAGATAGGCGTTGAGCACCCAGAAACCGTCCCCTCCCCCCCCGGTGGTCACCGTCACCAGGCGCTCTTTTGGGTCAAGGGCAAGCTGTTTCTGGATATCCTCCACCTCAAAGGGCGGAGGCACCTTTCTTGGGATATATCCGGTAAAATAAAGTTTACTGGAAATGGTTTCGGGAATGGCGTACTCAACAACAGGATCATAAAGGGCCTTGTCCCCGTAAACCCATACCTCAGTATAGAGTCGTTCAACGTTTTCATACACCCCTTTTCCCTGCCAGTTCTGCCTTACCGTATCGGCATCATCCATCACATCCCTCAGGCCCAGGACCGTGCAGCAGCCTTTAAGATCCGTGTTGATCCACTCCAGGGTAGGCAGCACTTCGCGTTTCAGCCCCAGGGGTTCCTTGTCAACAATGAAAAGGTCCGGCCGAAAGGTCTGTGCAGTTGCCAGTACAATGCTCTTTCTTATCTCCAGGGCCTGGACTGGATCAATCCGGATGGAAAGGGGGAAGTAGTCCTCATTGGAACGCTTGATCATTCCCGGGATACGCACATAGTCAACGCCCATGGGGAACCTGAACCGGCCCGCCATGGGAGACCCTGTCAAGATGAGGATATTGGTATCCTCAGAGCTTAAATGTTCAGCAATGGCCATGGTGCGTCGGATATGGCCGAGCCCATATGTGTCATGGGAATACATGAGAATATTAAAGGTGAACTTCTCGTCCATGGGCAGTCTCCTGACTATAATGAATTTTTTCCTGCGTAAAAGGTAAAGAACTGTTCCATGATGTGATCCACGGTTTCCTTGCTCACATGGAAATTTTCCTTGCCATCGGCAAAGGGATTCTTTCCCATGATCACCGAATGAAGGATTGCCATCTCATAGGCCGGAAAATACGACACATTGTCGTGGTCAGACGCAAATACGTCAGCCACAGCCCTCAAGGTGGATTTGGAATTACAGCTGGCTGAAATCACATCAAGGTCAGTTCTGAAGGTTGCCCACAGCTGGACGGGAGAAACGGTGATGAGGATCTTGCATTCGGGATTGTGAAGGTGGAGAAGGGTGTGAATCCGTTCAAGATTTTCAAGATTCTCCAGGTAGCGGGTCACCCGGAACCGATAGCGATCCATGTCTCCCCCCTCGTTGACATAGGGACCTGCTGGCACACAGATAACGGTCTGGTCCTCCTGGTCCTCCCAGACCTCAGTCATTCCCAGGGTAAGAATAATCACCCGGGCTTTAGTAAGGGCCTTTCTTGAAAAAGAAATATGCTGCTTAAAATCTTTACGCGCCTGTTTAAGATTGTCATAGAGGACGACCCGGCGAAAGGGGTCCTGGACGGTCTGTGTTTCAGGAGATATCCACCACCGAATGATGGGGTCAAACGATCCAAAGGTGTATTCAAAAATCTGCCGCATGGAAAAGATGCTGTAGGTCCTCTCCCAGGCGGCACTGGCATGGACCGAGGCGGGGTGGTCACGCTCTTCCTGGATATAGTTATATCCTTTTTTTATGAGCCGCTTGCGGATCTCCCGGGCAAAACAGGACCCCATGGAGGCGATGGGTGTTGTGTTATCAATGGCAAAATCCGACCTTTCGGGAAAGGGATAATATTCACTTATGGGAGGATTGTCATAGGATCCCGGCCACACCTGCCAGGTGCTGAAACGATGAATGGGGTACATCTGGGAACGGGCCAACCAGGGTTCTCCTTATCAAAAATATAAATATACCAGTCTGTAGCCAAAATCTCTCCATGGGATACCCCCGGCCCTCTGTCCGCATATTTTCCGGGTTAGTCTGTAAATAATAGAATATCCCAGGTCAAAAGATCAACAAAAATTTACCCCGGACCAAAAGTTAAGCAACCCATGGAAACGTTTTTATCCTGCTATAAACGCCCTTTTTTTTTATATAACCCACATGTCCTGCGGACACAACGAAGCATGAAACTCGACAATAGTAGGCAGGCGGGAACGGGTGTTGCCCTGAACGGATTAAATGGCAACGGTGGACATGAGGTCCAAGGAGTTGCCATTTCCCTCGGAGCAGGCCATGGACGGCCTGCGAGAATGAGAGAAGGGCAACACCCGTTTCCGCCTGCCGGTCGAAGCGAGTTACATATAAACCCACATGTCCTGACGGACACAACGAAGCATGAAATACGATGATACAGAGCAGGCGATAGTACCATTCCGCCCCCTTTGGTTACCCTGACCGGAACGGTAAACGTCGGGGGGATTTCTGCCCTTCCAGACTAAAGCGCAGGAACTGCGGGCTAAAGTCCTCAAACAGCCTGCGCTTCTTAACGCCTGGAAGGGCAAAAATCCTATCCCCTTTGGTTTACAATGTTCCGATCAGGGAAACCAAAGAGGGCTCGAAAGTCGAGACTTTCACAATGATGTTTCGACATGAGTTTCTTATAAAAACCGGCACGGCCGGAGCAAGGGATCTGCTCCGGCCGTGCCGGTTATTGGGAAAATTTCAACGGCCCGGGGCCATAGGGTCTTTTTTCCAAATTTTCAGACCAGTTTTTTTCCAGCCCCAGGTCCGGGAGACACCCCATAAATCCCGTCCACATGGATGATAACCGCACCCTTGGATTTCAGGGGGAACCCGGCTTTAGCACTGCGTTCTTCCATCCAGCGCGCCGTATCCTCAAACCGCTTGCCAGTGGTTTCAACGATGGCGGTTCCCTTGATCTGGTAGCCCTCATGGCCTTCCCACCAGGTGACAGCAACCTTGGGATTGGCCATGAGGTTTTCCAGGGTTTTGTTGAAAAACTGATCTGAAATAAGGATCGTCTCGTCGTCAATAATCTTTTTAGCGCCAATGGGCACGGCATTAGGCGTTCCATCCACAGTTGCCGTTGCAAGAATGGCAGTGGGAACCTTTTCAAAAAGGGCTTTTATTCGATTTGTCATCTTAGCCATATCCATCTCCTTTGAATTTAATTTTGGCGGTATTGCGGGTCAACCATTTGACCCCCATGGACTATGCCCCCAACAGAAAAAAATGTCAAATCACACGAAGTTTTATATGAAACACCCCCCAAACTATTGTCAATGACGGTTTTTCAAAATTTGTTGAGGCCGGAGCCATATCGCGCTCCGGCCGTGCCGGTTATAGCAAACGGGAACGTCGGTAATTTATGTCTCAAGTTGTTTTCTCGTTGGGATATGGGTAATAGCTGCGAATTTATTCTTTTCTGCATCTCCAGCATACCCCCTATAGCCTTTCCAGGGGAGCAAGCCGTTCTTTAACGGTAACGCAACCCAACGTTAAGTAACGCTTTAAATACATGCAAATCAAATCAGGTGACCCGATGATAACTAATATAATCAAAATTATTTCAGATAGTTAAAAAAAATAAAGGCAAATTCAAAGAAACTGGCCCTTCCCTTGCTAATGTATATGTAACCAAGGGTATCCATACCAGTTAAAGGGACTGGCATGCATCTGTTTCAACCCCAACACCGTTACGGAGGAAAAGATGAGCAAAATTGAGAGAATCACCCACAAATCATTTATGTACACCCCGGCAATCATCGTGCTGCTGGCTGCAATCCTGGCTTTCAGCCCTTTAAACGCAACTGCCATGACCTTTGATGCTGGAGAAATGGGAAAGATGGAGGTGAGTGGCGCCATCAAGGCCAGCTTTGGCGCAACCCAGTACCTGGATTTTGTGGACAACAATTCCAAGGGAGACGATGCAGATTTTGACGCAACAAGGGAATTAAATCTCAGGGTCGACTGGATTTTAAACGATAACCTGAAAGGTGTTGTAAGCTTTCAGATAGGAGAAGGATCCACGGGCGGATATTTTGGATCAACCGATGCCGCAGTGGGGGGGGAGGAAGACGGCGATTTAATCCTGGAACTTGACAAGCTATATATTGATTACACAACAAATGGCGGCGTGAACTTTAAATTAGGCTCCCAGAGCTTTAACCTCCATGAAATTGCCTATGGTTCGAACATTTTCTATGAAACCCCACCCGGCGTTACCATGATGGCACCGTTGTCCGAAACCGTCTCCCTGGAGGTAGGCTGGTTCAGGATGGCGGATCTCATGGATGATTCGGAAAGCGAAACCGACGACCAGGCCGATTTTATTTTTGCCAAAATGCCCCTTTCCATGGGTACCGTCAAGGTGACCCCCTGGGCAGCCTATGCCAACATCCAGGAAGATGTAATTGACACTGACGAGGATAATAATTACTACAAATACGCCTATTTTGACTATCCCGGTCTGCTCACAGGCGCCAACAGCGCCATCACCAATGCCAATCCCACAGACAATGTAAACGCATATTACCTGGGTGCCTCCATTCAATTCTCCCCCAACAAAAATCTTGCCGTCAGTGCAAGCGCAACCTATGGCGACATGGACTGGCAAACAGCCACTGTGGATGCAAGCATCTCCGGTTTTTTCACCGACCTTGTGGTTGACTACAAAATGGCGTCCATGACCCCTGAATTTTTTGTACTTTATGGCAACGGTCCAGATGCCGATGATTCAGACATCGACATGATGCCCGTCCTCATTGGTGGACCAACCTACACCTCCTCCTACTTTGGCGGCAGCCGTTTCAACGACAACATGTTTGACTCCTATGATTCAACCTATGCCACATCCATGTGGGCCGTAGGTTTCAAGCTCAAAGACATTAGAACTGGGGAAAGACTCACCCATGAATTCCAGATCATGTATGCAGAGGGTACTGCCGATGACTCGATTTTTCAATCACCAGATGACATTCTCCTGAACGAGGACGAAAGCCTTGTGGAGGTCAACTTCAATTCAGAATTCCAGGTGATGAAGCACCTTGTTTTTGCAACTGAACTGGGCTATATAACCTTTGACGAAGACAGCGACTATAATGAGGAGATCAACGGCGATGTGGAAGATTTCTGGAAAATCGCCTGTTCCATTGAGTTAAGCTTCTAGATAGACCCGGACCATGGCTGTCGTTTTTTTATATTGAATCCTTGTTACCATGGTACAGTCATGGCATAAAGAGTATAGATTGGTGCTGGCCGGAACCCAACCGGCCGGCACCCTTATAACAATAGACAGCAACCGGGACTTCCTCCATGGAGAGAAAAAAAACCCTGTATTTCTGGGTACTGAAACGGCACAGACTGTGGCAGGCAGCAACCCTTGTGCTGATCCTGTTGAGCATATCCCTGCAAATCCTTCCCCTTGAGTTACAGAAACGCATCGTCAATATCGCCATCAAATCAGGAAACGTTCCCCTGTTGATCCAGTACTCCCTTGGGTTCCTGGTTTCATTCATCGGTTTTGGCTGCCTGAAATTTATCATCAATATGATGCAGGCCCAGCTGGGACAGATCATCCTTTATGAAATTCGAAGTGAACTCTACGGCCATCTCCTGCAATTGCCCCTTCATTTTTTTCGAAACCATCCCCCTGGAACCATCATCAACGCCCTGGCCGGAGAGCTTTCAAGCGTTGGCCATTTCATCGGCACTGCATTGACGGTTCCCATCTCCCTGGGATTGACCCTGCTCAGTTTTGGTGCCTATATGGTATACTTGAATCCCCTTCTCGGGGCCATCAGCCTGTTGCTCTTTCCCATTGAACTGATTTTAATTCCCTATCTTCAGAAACGTTACAACCTTCACAACCGGAATCGAATCGAAACCCTGCGCAGGATCAGTAACAAAATAGACGAATCCGTCTCCGGAATCATCGAGATTCAGGGGAATGCCCTTTTCCCGAGGGAGCAAAAAAACTTTGACCTTTTTTCATCCTCCCTTGTGGCGACCATGAAGCAGCTTTTTCTCATCAAATACGCCATTAAGATGATCAACAACCTGTTTCAGAATGCAGGACCGTTTCTGCTCTTCATCCTTGGCGGCTACCTGACCATCCAGGGAGATTTTTCCCTGGGCGCTCTGATCGCCTGCCTCTCAGCCTATGGGAAAGTTTATGATCCCTGGAAGGAGATGATCGAATTCTATCAGGCCCACCAGGACGCCGTGGTGCGCTACAACCGGGTCATGGAAACCTTTAACCTTGAACCTGAGTTTTCAATGTCACCCACGGACCGCAGCATTTTTACCCTAAGGGGCCATATCAACGTCAGACATCTCAACTACTCCACCGCCAACCATATCAAGCTGCTCCATGATATCTCCTTTGACCTGCAATCCGGGGAACACATGGCCATTGTCGGATTTTCCGGCAGTGGTAAAAGCACCCTTGCCATGATTCTGGGTCAACTTTACACCTACCAGCAGGGGGAAGTCCTGTTCGACGACCACCACCAGAAACGGCTCACCAAAAAGGACATCAGCTGCAACATGGGCTATGTTGCCCAGCACCCCTACCTTTTTGACACCAGTGTGGGGGAAAACATCATGCTGGGTATCCCTGAAGATTGTCCCAGACTGGCCCAGGATGCCCCCGGGGCAAAAGCGCTTCTCAATGCAGTTGGGTTAACGGACGACATTCTCAAGTTTGCCCTTGAAAACAAGCTTCAACCTTCCAGGGAAGCACTCTTTGCTGAAAAGATCATTAACTTCCGCTGGACCCTGAGGCAAACCCTTGGCACTGACCTTTACGAAAGGATCGAACTCTTTGATGCAACAAAGTTTCTCAACCACACGGACATCTATGAGAACCTGGTATTCAGTGATAAATTTCATAGAACCCTTGCCCGGGAAACCATTGCTGAGAACAGGCAATTTCGTACCTTCCTGGACACCTTTGGGCTGGATGACGACCTTGTCTGCCTGGGCTACAAAATTGCCGAGCAATCGGCTTTTCTGTTAAAAAACCTTGCGGATGACCCGGCCTTTTTCAAATCAACCCCCATGGACATCAAAGACATGGCACGCTACGAAGCCCTTGTGGAACGTTACCCACAATGCCGACCCAAAGAGATGCACCCACGGGACAAGACCCTTTTTTTCTCCCTGGCCCTGACCTATGTACCAGCCAGGCACAAGGTGGCATCCGTGTCCAGACAGATGCAGGACACCATCGTGGCCTTTCGTAAAGCTTTTCTGGATGATTTCATCAAGGTCGATTTTAATCAATGCACCCGCACCATGGGCGATCTGCTGTCTGGAAATCCCATGAAAAAGGATCAGCTACTCCTTAGGAAAGAAAACACCGTGTTTTGCCCCGGAGAATACCTCTCGTCCAAGTCAGTTCTTGAAAACCTGCTGTTCGGGTGTGTCAAAACAGAATACACCTCATCCTCTCCCCGAATCCGGGAACAGGTCATCAAGGTATTGGAGAACGATCAGGAAATGTGTGACCAACTGATCAGCACAGGCCTTGATTTCAGGGTAGGGAGCAAGGGTGATCGCCTGTCCGGCGGTCAAAAGCAAAAAATCGCCCTTGCCAGGGCCCTTGGGAAACAACCGCCGCTACTCATCCTTGACGAGGCAACGGCAAGCCTTGACAATATGTCCCAGAAACAGGTGCAGGCCTATATAACGAATCACCTAAAGGGGCTCTCCACGGTTATTTCGGTCATCCACAGAACAGACCTGCTACCTTTTTATGATAAAATCCTTGTTTTAAAGGATGGAAAACTGTTAGAAATGGGCAAGTACCAGGATCTGATAGATAAAAAGGAAATCTTTTATGAACTTGTGCAGGGCAGATGAGACCATGGAGAGACAGAGTCAAAAAAGCATTATTGAACAGAACCTGGACATCCTCAGGGGAATACCGGCATTTCATCAGCTTGATTACGACATCCTCAGCCTGTTTGCCCTGGTGGCAGACAGAAGAAAATATACCCAGGGGGAAACCATTTTTTCCAGGGGAGATCTTCTCTACACGGCATTTATAATCATCCAGGGAGAGGTGGAGCTATTTCTCGGCACCCAGGACGAAAAAAACAGCCTTGAACGCCTGGGACCGGGCAACTTCTTCGGCTACATGGCCCTTTTGGCAGAAATTCAGTTCAATGTGGGAGCCTGTGCCCTTTGCGATTGCGAACTGCTGACCCTGGACAGGGACAATTTCCGCAAGGTGATGGTCCGATATCCTGAAAGCTGCATAGTCATCGTTGAGAAATTGATCCAGGCGCGCATGAAAAGAATGGATTTTCACATGGACCTTCTGCTGAAGACCTGATCCACAGCAAGACCTTTAAAGGCGAAACCACAGGTCAATCCAAACGGATGGGCAGATGTCAAACCTTTAAAACACACCTCAAACCGCTTGATACCCTGTGGCTCGAAATATCTTTTTACCCCGTTGCCTGCCAGGAAAAAAATATCTGCCTGGCATTCATGCTATTGTTTATACCCGATCATCCTGAGAAAGCCTTTTCTTTTTTCAATATCTGCCTCGGTTTCGATCCCCTTTGAGGCAAACCCGTCAATCACCCCCAGGATTCCCCGGCCCA
Coding sequences:
- a CDS encoding glycosyltransferase family protein; this translates as MDEKFTFNILMYSHDTYGLGHIRRTMAIAEHLSSEDTNILILTGSPMAGRFRFPMGVDYVRIPGMIKRSNEDYFPLSIRIDPVQALEIRKSIVLATAQTFRPDLFIVDKEPLGLKREVLPTLEWINTDLKGCCTVLGLRDVMDDADTVRQNWQGKGVYENVERLYTEVWVYGDKALYDPVVEYAIPETISSKLYFTGYIPRKVPPPFEVEDIQKQLALDPKERLVTVTTGGGGDGFWVLNAYLTMLEIMAASSDPFPFKTVLITGPFLSDDENAVVHERARALGILVYQFFIHMEQLFAASDLVVCMGGYNTVCEILSLKIPSLVIPREDPRKEQLIRAMAMEKKGLLDYISWAMVSPDLMREKILAMLSHSGCFRRAMADFSLTGIDRICSRISTFRNKKNGNKSKETDALECPSPPEGA
- a CDS encoding GSCFA domain-containing protein encodes the protein MARSQMYPIHRFSTWQVWPGSYDNPPISEYYPFPERSDFAIDNTTPIASMGSCFAREIRKRLIKKGYNYIQEERDHPASVHASAAWERTYSIFSMRQIFEYTFGSFDPIIRWWISPETQTVQDPFRRVVLYDNLKQARKDFKQHISFSRKALTKARVIILTLGMTEVWEDQEDQTVICVPAGPYVNEGGDMDRYRFRVTRYLENLENLERIHTLLHLHNPECKILITVSPVQLWATFRTDLDVISASCNSKSTLRAVADVFASDHDNVSYFPAYEMAILHSVIMGKNPFADGKENFHVSKETVDHIMEQFFTFYAGKNSL
- a CDS encoding pyridoxamine 5'-phosphate oxidase family protein; the encoded protein is MAKMTNRIKALFEKVPTAILATATVDGTPNAVPIGAKKIIDDETILISDQFFNKTLENLMANPKVAVTWWEGHEGYQIKGTAIVETTGKRFEDTARWMEERSAKAGFPLKSKGAVIIHVDGIYGVSPGPGAGKKLV
- a CDS encoding outer membrane homotrimeric porin — encoded protein: MSKIERITHKSFMYTPAIIVLLAAILAFSPLNATAMTFDAGEMGKMEVSGAIKASFGATQYLDFVDNNSKGDDADFDATRELNLRVDWILNDNLKGVVSFQIGEGSTGGYFGSTDAAVGGEEDGDLILELDKLYIDYTTNGGVNFKLGSQSFNLHEIAYGSNIFYETPPGVTMMAPLSETVSLEVGWFRMADLMDDSESETDDQADFIFAKMPLSMGTVKVTPWAAYANIQEDVIDTDEDNNYYKYAYFDYPGLLTGANSAITNANPTDNVNAYYLGASIQFSPNKNLAVSASATYGDMDWQTATVDASISGFFTDLVVDYKMASMTPEFFVLYGNGPDADDSDIDMMPVLIGGPTYTSSYFGGSRFNDNMFDSYDSTYATSMWAVGFKLKDIRTGERLTHEFQIMYAEGTADDSIFQSPDDILLNEDESLVEVNFNSEFQVMKHLVFATELGYITFDEDSDYNEEINGDVEDFWKIACSIELSF
- a CDS encoding ATP-binding cassette domain-containing protein; the protein is MERKKTLYFWVLKRHRLWQAATLVLILLSISLQILPLELQKRIVNIAIKSGNVPLLIQYSLGFLVSFIGFGCLKFIINMMQAQLGQIILYEIRSELYGHLLQLPLHFFRNHPPGTIINALAGELSSVGHFIGTALTVPISLGLTLLSFGAYMVYLNPLLGAISLLLFPIELILIPYLQKRYNLHNRNRIETLRRISNKIDESVSGIIEIQGNALFPREQKNFDLFSSSLVATMKQLFLIKYAIKMINNLFQNAGPFLLFILGGYLTIQGDFSLGALIACLSAYGKVYDPWKEMIEFYQAHQDAVVRYNRVMETFNLEPEFSMSPTDRSIFTLRGHINVRHLNYSTANHIKLLHDISFDLQSGEHMAIVGFSGSGKSTLAMILGQLYTYQQGEVLFDDHHQKRLTKKDISCNMGYVAQHPYLFDTSVGENIMLGIPEDCPRLAQDAPGAKALLNAVGLTDDILKFALENKLQPSREALFAEKIINFRWTLRQTLGTDLYERIELFDATKFLNHTDIYENLVFSDKFHRTLARETIAENRQFRTFLDTFGLDDDLVCLGYKIAEQSAFLLKNLADDPAFFKSTPMDIKDMARYEALVERYPQCRPKEMHPRDKTLFFSLALTYVPARHKVASVSRQMQDTIVAFRKAFLDDFIKVDFNQCTRTMGDLLSGNPMKKDQLLLRKENTVFCPGEYLSSKSVLENLLFGCVKTEYTSSSPRIREQVIKVLENDQEMCDQLISTGLDFRVGSKGDRLSGGQKQKIALARALGKQPPLLILDEATASLDNMSQKQVQAYITNHLKGLSTVISVIHRTDLLPFYDKILVLKDGKLLEMGKYQDLIDKKEIFYELVQGR
- a CDS encoding cyclic nucleotide-binding domain-containing protein codes for the protein MNLCRADETMERQSQKSIIEQNLDILRGIPAFHQLDYDILSLFALVADRRKYTQGETIFSRGDLLYTAFIIIQGEVELFLGTQDEKNSLERLGPGNFFGYMALLAEIQFNVGACALCDCELLTLDRDNFRKVMVRYPESCIVIVEKLIQARMKRMDFHMDLLLKT